The Thermus oshimai DSM 12092 genome includes a window with the following:
- the cas2e gene encoding type I-E CRISPR-associated endoribonuclease Cas2e → MVVMILEKVPKSLRGELTRWLLELDTGVFVGRVSATVRDLLWAKVVEKAGDGRCAMAWRTNNEQGFSLRLHGYQDRALRDFDGIVLVAVRNAEAVRKAEKLKRTQPKLRGDLDKKNLD, encoded by the coding sequence ATGGTGGTGATGATCCTGGAGAAGGTACCGAAGAGTCTTAGGGGTGAACTCACCCGCTGGCTTCTGGAGCTGGATACAGGAGTGTTTGTAGGCCGCGTAAGCGCCACCGTGCGCGACCTCCTTTGGGCCAAGGTTGTGGAGAAAGCCGGTGATGGGCGGTGCGCCATGGCCTGGCGCACCAACAACGAGCAGGGCTTTTCCCTTAGGCTTCACGGTTATCAAGACCGGGCCTTGAGGGACTTTGATGGTATAGTGTTGGTGGCGGTGCGCAACGCGGAAGCCGTCCGCAAAGCTGAAAAGCTAAAGCGGACCCAACCCAAGTTGCGCGGGGATCTTGACAAGAAAAACCTGGACTAA
- the pdhA gene encoding pyruvate dehydrogenase (acetyl-transferring) E1 component subunit alpha codes for MKLKPVGYLERGELPLEKGEALRLYRAMRRARFFDEKAMTLQRQGRLGVYAPFMGQEAAQVGVGLALGEGDWVVPSYRETALLLTRGVPIHVLLLYWRAHPAGWGFPEGVRAVNPYIPIATQIPQAVGLALAGRHRGEGWVVATSIGDGGTSEGDFHEGLNFAAVFQAPVIFLVQNNGYAISVPRHRQMRVDYIARKAEGYGMPGVVVDGNDAVAVYLEAKKAVERARKGEGPTLLEALTYRLAPHTTSDDPSRYRTREEEEAWRKKDPVLRFRKALEEGGLWGEEEERALLGELEEEFARELALADSAPEPRPEEIVEHVYKEMGPDQRRAFEALRQGLHLEEVW; via the coding sequence GTGAAGCTAAAGCCAGTGGGGTACCTGGAAAGAGGCGAGCTTCCCCTAGAAAAGGGGGAAGCCTTGAGGCTGTACCGGGCCATGCGGCGGGCCCGGTTTTTTGATGAGAAGGCCATGACCCTCCAGCGCCAGGGGCGGCTTGGGGTCTACGCCCCCTTCATGGGGCAGGAGGCGGCCCAGGTGGGGGTGGGCCTGGCCCTGGGGGAGGGGGACTGGGTGGTGCCCTCCTACCGGGAGACGGCCCTCCTCCTCACCCGGGGGGTGCCCATCCACGTCCTCCTCCTCTACTGGCGGGCCCACCCCGCGGGCTGGGGCTTCCCCGAGGGGGTGCGGGCGGTAAACCCCTACATCCCCATCGCCACCCAGATCCCCCAGGCGGTGGGCCTGGCCCTGGCCGGGCGCCACCGGGGGGAAGGGTGGGTGGTGGCCACCAGCATTGGGGACGGGGGGACCAGCGAAGGGGACTTCCACGAAGGGCTCAACTTCGCCGCGGTCTTCCAGGCCCCGGTGATCTTCCTGGTGCAGAACAACGGCTACGCCATCAGCGTGCCCCGGCATAGGCAGATGCGGGTGGACTACATCGCCCGAAAGGCGGAGGGGTACGGGATGCCGGGGGTGGTGGTGGACGGGAACGACGCCGTGGCGGTGTACCTCGAGGCCAAGAAGGCCGTGGAAAGGGCCCGCAAGGGGGAGGGCCCCACCCTCCTGGAGGCCCTCACCTACCGTCTGGCCCCCCACACCACCTCCGACGACCCCTCCCGCTACCGCACCCGGGAGGAGGAGGAGGCCTGGCGGAAGAAGGACCCCGTCCTCCGCTTCCGCAAGGCCCTGGAGGAGGGGGGGCTTTGGGGGGAGGAGGAGGAAAGGGCCCTCCTAGGGGAGCTGGAAGAGGAGTTCGCCCGGGAGCTCGCCCTTGCGGACAGCGCCCCCGAGCCCCGCCCCGAGGAGATCGTGGAGCACGTGTACAAGGAGATGGGCCCCGACCAAAGGCGGGCCTTTGAGGCCTTGAGGCAGGGCCTTCACCTGGAGGAGGTATGGTGA
- a CDS encoding alpha-ketoacid dehydrogenase subunit beta, whose amino-acid sequence MVKEKTRVLNMVQAINEALDLALAQDPRVLVFGEDVGRLGGVFRVTEGLQAKHGEARVFDTPLAESGILGLAIGLAMGGMRPVAEIQFAGFLYPALDQILSHLGRWRHRSRGRVGLPVVVRAPYGGGVHTPEQHADSPEAILCHTPGVKVVIPSSPERAKGLLLAAIEDEDPVFFLEAIKLYRGARAEVPEGYYTLPLGKARVLREGKAATLIGYGGMVEVMLEAAEVAGREGVEVTVVDLETLVPLDEETVLEAVRATGRAIVVYEAMRTGGFGAEVAARIAEGALDYLQAPVLRVAGYDAPYPPFSAIEHLYRPNARRVLAALRKALSY is encoded by the coding sequence ATGGTGAAGGAAAAGACGCGGGTCCTGAACATGGTCCAGGCCATCAACGAGGCCCTGGACCTGGCCCTGGCGCAGGACCCCAGGGTCCTCGTCTTCGGGGAGGACGTGGGGCGGCTTGGGGGGGTCTTCCGGGTCACGGAGGGGCTCCAGGCCAAGCACGGGGAGGCGCGGGTCTTTGACACCCCCCTGGCGGAAAGCGGCATCCTGGGGCTGGCCATCGGCCTGGCCATGGGGGGGATGCGGCCCGTGGCCGAGATCCAGTTCGCGGGCTTCCTGTACCCCGCCCTGGACCAGATCCTCTCCCACCTGGGCCGCTGGCGGCACCGCTCCCGGGGGCGGGTGGGGCTTCCCGTGGTGGTGCGGGCCCCTTACGGGGGCGGGGTCCACACCCCGGAGCAGCACGCGGACTCCCCCGAGGCCATCCTCTGCCACACCCCGGGGGTGAAGGTGGTGATCCCCTCTAGCCCCGAAAGGGCCAAGGGCCTCCTCCTCGCGGCCATTGAGGACGAGGACCCGGTCTTCTTCCTGGAGGCCATCAAGCTCTACCGGGGGGCGCGGGCCGAGGTTCCGGAGGGCTACTACACCCTCCCTCTGGGGAAGGCCAGGGTCTTAAGGGAAGGGAAGGCCGCCACCCTCATCGGCTACGGGGGGATGGTGGAGGTGATGCTGGAGGCGGCGGAGGTGGCAGGGCGGGAAGGGGTGGAGGTCACGGTGGTGGACCTGGAAACCCTGGTGCCGCTGGACGAGGAGACGGTCCTCGAGGCCGTGCGGGCCACGGGGCGGGCCATCGTGGTCTACGAGGCCATGCGCACCGGCGGCTTCGGGGCGGAGGTGGCGGCCAGGATCGCGGAAGGGGCCCTGGACTACCTCCAAGCCCCCGTCCTCCGGGTGGCGGGGTACGATGCCCCCTACCCCCCCTTTAGCGCCATCGAGCACCTCTACCGCCCGAACGCCCGGAGGGTCCTCGCCGCCCTGAGGAAGGCCCTGAGCTACTAG
- the hemL gene encoding glutamate-1-semialdehyde 2,1-aminomutase has translation MDRTRSEALFQEAQRHIPGGVSSPVRAFRAVGGTPPYLVRGEGAYVYDLDGNRYLDYVLSWGPLILGHAHPEVLRRVQKTMEGGLTFGAPHPLEVELAKKVKQAYPWVDLVRFVSSGTEATMSALRLARGYTGRDLIVKFRGNYHGHADGLLVEAGSGALTFGVPTSAGVPEAYARLTLVLEYNDAESLREVLRTRGEEIAAIIFEPVVGNAGVLVPTEAFLQALHEAKEYGVLLIADEVMTGFRLAFGGATELFGLKPDLVTLGKVLGGGLPAAAYAGRREVMEKVAPLGPVYQAGTLSGNPLAMASGLATLELLEANPGHYAYLEDLGKRLEEGLSAVLTEKGIPHTVNRVGSMLTVFFTEGPVRTFAEAKRTDTELFKRFFHGLLDRGVYWPPSNFEAAFLSVAHTEEDLDQTLEALRHAL, from the coding sequence ATGGACCGCACGCGTTCCGAAGCGCTCTTCCAAGAGGCCCAAAGGCACATCCCGGGCGGGGTATCCAGCCCCGTGCGCGCCTTCCGCGCCGTGGGGGGCACCCCCCCTTACCTGGTCCGGGGGGAAGGGGCCTACGTGTACGACCTGGACGGGAACCGCTACCTGGACTACGTCCTGAGCTGGGGGCCCCTCATCCTGGGCCACGCCCACCCCGAGGTCCTGAGGCGGGTGCAAAAGACCATGGAAGGGGGCCTCACCTTCGGGGCCCCGCACCCCTTGGAGGTGGAGCTCGCCAAGAAGGTGAAGCAGGCCTACCCCTGGGTGGACCTGGTGCGCTTCGTGAGCTCGGGGACTGAGGCCACCATGAGCGCCTTGAGGCTCGCCCGGGGCTACACGGGGCGCGACCTTATCGTGAAGTTCCGGGGGAACTACCACGGCCACGCGGACGGCCTCCTGGTGGAGGCGGGAAGCGGGGCCCTCACCTTCGGGGTGCCCACGAGCGCCGGGGTCCCCGAGGCCTACGCCCGGCTCACCCTGGTCCTGGAGTACAACGACGCAGAAAGCCTCCGGGAAGTCCTAAGGACGCGCGGGGAGGAGATCGCGGCCATCATCTTTGAGCCCGTGGTGGGGAACGCCGGGGTCCTCGTCCCCACGGAGGCGTTCCTACAAGCGCTCCACGAGGCCAAGGAATACGGGGTCCTCCTCATCGCCGACGAGGTCATGACCGGCTTCCGCCTGGCCTTTGGCGGGGCCACGGAGCTCTTTGGCCTCAAGCCCGACCTGGTCACCCTGGGCAAGGTCCTGGGCGGGGGCCTCCCCGCCGCGGCCTACGCGGGAAGGCGGGAGGTCATGGAGAAGGTGGCCCCCCTAGGCCCCGTCTACCAGGCGGGGACCCTCTCCGGGAACCCCCTGGCCATGGCCTCGGGGCTCGCCACCCTGGAGCTCCTGGAGGCAAACCCGGGGCACTACGCCTACCTGGAGGATCTGGGAAAGCGGCTGGAGGAGGGCTTAAGCGCGGTCCTCACGGAGAAGGGCATCCCCCACACGGTGAACCGGGTGGGGTCCATGCTCACCGTGTTCTTCACCGAAGGCCCGGTGCGCACCTTCGCCGAGGCCAAAAGGACGGACACGGAGCTTTTCAAGCGCTTCTTCCACGGGCTTCTGGACCGGGGCGTCTACTGGCCCCCTTCCAACTTTGAGGCGGCCTTCCTCTCTGTGGCCCACACGGAAGAGGACCTGGACCAGACCCTGGAAGCCCTACGCCACGCCCTCTGA
- the purH gene encoding bifunctional phosphoribosylaminoimidazolecarboxamide formyltransferase/IMP cyclohydrolase — MKALLSVSDKRGLVDFARGLLELGFGLLATGGTYRALKEAGLPVTYISDFTGFPEVLEGRVKTLHPKVHAGLLARPDQEEELKALGFERIALLAVNLYPFRETVARGASFEEALEQIDIGGPAMLRAAAKNHRAVLPVCDPEDYPAVLEALREGPTPEFRRALARKAFAHTAAYDAAIAEWLAGEKFPEEKFFVLKRVSPLRYGENPHQEAALYRVEGEEGPLLQAQVLQGKAMSFNNYLDAEAAWNLVSEFEAPACVAVKHQNPCGVALGEGPLEAYQRAYAADPVSIFGGIVAFNREVDGATARAMGEVFLEVVLAPGFSEEALAVFSKKKNLRLLKVPSLAQGPYLDLRRLRGGVLLQDADTEDPMAPKVVTAKAPSEAEWQDLLFAWKVVKHVRSNAIVVAKGGVTLGIGVGQTNRLQAARHALEAAGEGAKGAVLASDAFFPFDDVVRLAGQYGVSAIIQPGGSVRDEDSIRAADELGIAMVFTGVRHFKH; from the coding sequence ATGAAGGCGCTCCTTTCCGTTTCGGACAAGCGGGGCCTGGTGGACTTCGCCCGGGGGCTTTTGGAGCTCGGCTTTGGCCTTCTCGCCACGGGGGGGACTTACCGGGCCCTTAAGGAAGCCGGCCTTCCCGTCACCTACATCTCCGACTTCACCGGCTTCCCCGAGGTCCTGGAGGGCCGGGTCAAGACCCTCCACCCCAAGGTGCACGCGGGGCTTCTCGCCCGGCCCGACCAGGAGGAGGAGCTGAAGGCCCTTGGCTTTGAGCGCATCGCCCTCCTTGCGGTGAACCTCTACCCCTTCCGGGAGACCGTGGCCCGGGGGGCTTCCTTTGAGGAGGCCCTGGAGCAGATCGACATCGGGGGCCCGGCCATGCTCCGGGCCGCGGCCAAGAACCACCGGGCGGTCCTCCCCGTCTGCGACCCCGAGGACTACCCCGCGGTGCTAGAGGCCCTAAGGGAGGGCCCCACCCCGGAGTTCCGGCGCGCGCTCGCCCGCAAGGCCTTCGCCCACACCGCGGCCTACGACGCGGCCATTGCGGAATGGCTTGCCGGGGAGAAGTTCCCTGAGGAGAAGTTTTTCGTTCTGAAAAGGGTTTCCCCCCTGCGCTACGGGGAAAACCCCCACCAGGAGGCGGCCCTTTACCGGGTGGAGGGGGAGGAGGGGCCCCTTCTCCAGGCCCAGGTCCTTCAGGGCAAGGCCATGAGCTTCAACAACTACCTGGACGCGGAGGCCGCCTGGAACCTGGTCTCGGAGTTTGAGGCCCCGGCCTGCGTGGCGGTGAAGCACCAGAACCCCTGCGGGGTGGCCCTGGGGGAAGGCCCCCTCGAGGCCTACCAAAGGGCCTACGCCGCGGACCCCGTGTCCATCTTCGGCGGGATTGTGGCCTTCAACCGGGAGGTGGACGGGGCCACGGCGAGGGCCATGGGGGAGGTCTTTTTGGAGGTGGTCCTCGCCCCTGGCTTTTCGGAAGAGGCCCTGGCCGTCTTTTCTAAGAAAAAGAACCTCCGCCTCCTTAAGGTCCCGTCCTTGGCCCAAGGGCCCTACCTGGACCTCCGCCGCCTCCGGGGCGGGGTGCTCCTCCAGGACGCGGACACGGAAGACCCCATGGCCCCCAAGGTGGTTACAGCCAAGGCCCCTTCCGAGGCGGAGTGGCAGGACCTCCTTTTCGCCTGGAAGGTGGTGAAGCACGTGCGCTCCAACGCCATCGTGGTGGCCAAGGGGGGGGTGACCCTGGGGATCGGGGTGGGGCAGACGAACCGCCTCCAGGCGGCCCGGCACGCCCTCGAGGCCGCCGGGGAAGGGGCGAAGGGCGCGGTGCTCGCCTCCGATGCCTTCTTCCCCTTTGACGACGTGGTGCGCCTGGCGGGCCAGTACGGGGTTTCCGCCATCATCCAGCCTGGGGGCAGCGTGCGGGACGAGGACTCCATCCGGGCCGCGGACGAGCTCGGGATCGCCATGGTCTTCACCGGGGTGCGGCATTTTAAACACTAG
- a CDS encoding HI0074 family nucleotidyltransferase substrate-binding subunit has protein sequence MTEETEALGRAVARLEAALAHPKDEFVRDSAIQRFEFCFELAWKALKAYLEVQGLEARSPRMALRLAYEVGLVEEGPWLGLLELRNLTSHTYDEALAERVYSELPQALSLLKALLERLEAELAREER, from the coding sequence TTGACGGAAGAGACGGAGGCCTTGGGGCGGGCGGTGGCCCGCTTGGAGGCGGCCTTGGCTCATCCTAAAGACGAGTTCGTTCGCGACTCCGCTATCCAGCGGTTTGAGTTCTGCTTTGAACTGGCTTGGAAGGCCCTCAAGGCTTACTTGGAGGTCCAGGGCCTCGAGGCCCGCTCGCCCCGGATGGCCCTCCGGCTGGCCTACGAGGTGGGCTTGGTGGAGGAGGGTCCGTGGCTTGGGCTTTTGGAACTCCGCAACCTAACCAGCCACACCTACGATGAGGCTTTGGCCGAGCGGGTCTACAGCGAGCTTCCCCAGGCCCTAAGCCTTCTTAAAGCCCTCCTTGAGCGCCTCGAAGCCGAGCTGGCCCGCGAGGAGCGCTGA
- a CDS encoding RsmD family RNA methyltransferase, with product MVRILGGKAKGVPLLVPPSARPSPVRLRKALFDYLRLRYPRRGAFLDLYAGSGAVGLEAASEGFQATLVEKDPEAIRLLKENIRRTGLPVRLVPLPVEVFLPEAKARGERYTVAFMAPPYPMDLAQAFALLLESGLVEPGGLYILQHPKGLHLPLGERRVYGENALTLVEV from the coding sequence GTGGTGCGGATTCTAGGTGGGAAGGCCAAGGGCGTGCCCCTCCTGGTGCCCCCTTCTGCCCGGCCTTCGCCCGTGAGGCTCAGAAAGGCCCTCTTTGACTACCTGCGCCTCCGCTACCCCAGGCGGGGGGCCTTCCTGGACCTCTACGCGGGGAGCGGGGCGGTGGGCCTCGAGGCGGCCAGCGAGGGCTTCCAGGCCACCCTGGTGGAGAAGGACCCCGAGGCCATCCGCCTCTTAAAGGAGAACATCCGCCGCACCGGCCTTCCCGTGCGCCTCGTTCCCCTGCCCGTGGAGGTCTTCCTCCCCGAGGCCAAAGCCCGGGGGGAGCGGTACACCGTGGCCTTCATGGCCCCGCCCTACCCCATGGACCTGGCCCAGGCCTTCGCCCTCCTCCTGGAAAGCGGCCTGGTGGAGCCGGGGGGGCTTTACATCCTCCAGCACCCCAAGGGCCTGCACCTCCCCTTGGGGGAGCGCCGGGTCTACGGGGAGAACGCCCTTACCCTGGTGGAGGTCTAG
- the coaD gene encoding pantetheine-phosphate adenylyltransferase, giving the protein MHVVYPGSFDPLTNGHLDVIQRASRLFQKVTVAILENPNKRGQYLFSAEERLAIVREATQHLPNVEAHTFSGLLVDFVKRVGAQAIVKGLRAVSDYEYELQMAHLNRQLLPGLETLFILSATRYSFVSSTMVKEIARYGGDVSKLVPPATLRALKAKFGR; this is encoded by the coding sequence ATGCACGTGGTCTATCCGGGAAGCTTTGACCCCCTCACCAACGGCCACCTGGACGTGATCCAGCGGGCGAGCCGCCTTTTCCAAAAGGTTACGGTGGCCATCCTGGAAAACCCCAACAAGCGGGGCCAGTACCTCTTCAGCGCGGAAGAGCGCCTCGCCATCGTCCGGGAGGCCACCCAACACCTCCCCAACGTGGAGGCCCACACCTTTAGCGGCCTGTTGGTGGACTTCGTGAAGCGGGTGGGGGCCCAGGCCATCGTGAAGGGGCTGAGGGCGGTTTCCGACTACGAGTACGAGCTCCAGATGGCCCACCTGAACCGGCAACTCCTGCCGGGCTTGGAAACCCTCTTCATCCTCTCCGCCACCCGCTACTCCTTCGTGTCCAGCACCATGGTGAAGGAGATCGCCCGCTATGGGGGGGACGTGTCCAAGCTGGTCCCCCCGGCCACCCTAAGGGCCCTAAAGGCCAAGTTCGGCCGGTAA
- a CDS encoding Na/Pi cotransporter family protein, with the protein MGFFPGLALLLLGFHLLAEGLAGLKGRRHLLAQALGGRALGAGVLLGALSGSGTGVGLLALGLLEGGVVGLGGAALLALGATAGAAFWVGLLLLPGGLGGVFLLLGLFPFLVPPLRRFGLFLLGLGLLFLGFSHMAQAVGEAGEVLKAFPLPLWGYYLSGFLLAFLLGSANAVAALALALGAALAPEGVLALTLGGGVGATGALFLAGLGGRKEAYRLGTVLLLHRLVLSLGLVPLLFLWPYGAVAFHGFSHLLYALLFLPLGRRYEALAEGLFPRPQVAPKYLSREALETPTLAYALAQREIARIADAVRGMLLLAVRILAQEEGGEGSLEELEAKVDRLTREVVLYTAELSARTGEERAVRFLVMASELEHLGDLVRRVVRQVEKLWAQGLTFSPEGKEELLEAASRVLGRLERMAAALATGEKALAEEVARGREEMALFLDRLRRAHLQRLEGARPETRASTLAHLDLLITLDELDQGVVRLCELLLSG; encoded by the coding sequence ATGGGCTTTTTCCCCGGCCTTGCCCTTCTCCTTTTGGGGTTCCACCTCCTCGCCGAGGGGCTTGCGGGGCTGAAGGGGCGCCGCCACCTCCTGGCCCAGGCCCTGGGGGGGCGGGCCCTCGGGGCGGGGGTCCTTTTAGGGGCCCTTTCGGGAAGCGGCACCGGGGTGGGCCTCCTGGCCCTGGGGCTTCTGGAAGGGGGGGTGGTGGGCCTTGGGGGGGCGGCCCTTCTCGCCTTGGGGGCCACCGCGGGGGCGGCCTTTTGGGTGGGGCTTCTGCTCCTGCCTGGAGGGCTTGGGGGGGTGTTCCTCCTTCTCGGGCTTTTTCCCTTCCTCGTCCCCCCTTTGAGGCGCTTTGGCCTTTTCCTCCTGGGGCTTGGGCTCCTTTTCCTGGGCTTTTCCCACATGGCCCAGGCGGTGGGGGAGGCGGGGGAGGTCCTCAAGGCCTTCCCTTTGCCCCTTTGGGGGTACTACCTTTCGGGCTTCCTCTTGGCCTTCCTCTTGGGCTCCGCCAACGCGGTGGCCGCCTTGGCCCTGGCCCTGGGGGCGGCCTTAGCCCCGGAGGGGGTTTTGGCCCTCACCCTGGGGGGTGGGGTGGGGGCCACGGGGGCCCTTTTCCTGGCGGGCCTAGGGGGCCGGAAGGAGGCCTACCGCCTGGGGACGGTCCTCCTCCTCCACCGCCTGGTCCTTTCCCTTGGCCTCGTCCCCCTCCTCTTCCTCTGGCCCTATGGGGCGGTGGCCTTCCACGGGTTTAGCCATCTCCTCTACGCCCTCCTTTTCCTGCCCCTTGGGCGGCGGTATGAGGCCCTGGCGGAAGGGCTTTTTCCCAGGCCCCAGGTGGCCCCCAAGTACCTCTCCCGGGAGGCCCTGGAAACCCCCACCCTGGCCTACGCCCTGGCCCAGCGGGAGATCGCCCGCATCGCCGATGCGGTGCGGGGCATGCTCCTTTTGGCGGTGCGCATCCTGGCCCAGGAGGAGGGAGGGGAGGGGAGCCTGGAGGAGCTCGAGGCCAAGGTGGACCGCTTGACCCGGGAGGTGGTCCTCTACACCGCGGAGCTTTCCGCCCGCACAGGGGAGGAGCGGGCGGTGCGGTTTTTGGTGATGGCCAGCGAGCTGGAGCACCTGGGGGATTTGGTGCGCCGGGTGGTGCGGCAGGTGGAAAAGCTCTGGGCCCAGGGCCTCACCTTCAGCCCCGAGGGGAAGGAGGAGCTTTTGGAGGCGGCAAGCCGGGTCCTGGGGCGGCTGGAGCGCATGGCCGCCGCCCTGGCCACGGGGGAGAAGGCCTTGGCGGAGGAGGTGGCGCGGGGGCGGGAGGAGATGGCCCTTTTCCTGGACCGCCTGCGCCGGGCCCACCTGCAACGGCTGGAAGGGGCCCGCCCCGAGACCCGGGCCTCCACCCTGGCCCACCTGGACCTCCTCATCACCCTGGACGAGCTGGATCAGGGGGTGGTGCGGCTTTGCGAACTCCTCCTTTCGGGATAA
- a CDS encoding pyridoxal phosphate-dependent aminotransferase — protein sequence MRLHPRTQAAKESIFPKMSALAARLGAVNLGQGFPSTPPPAFLLEAVGRALGRYDQYAPPAGLPLLREALAEEFGVEPEGVVVTSGATEALYVLLQSLVGPGDEVVVLEPFFDVYLPDAFLAGAEARLVRVDLGEEGFRLDLKALEGAVSERTRALLLNAPMNPTGLVFREDELKAVAELARRKGLFLISDEVYDELYYTPSPPPRLKDLAPERTFTVGSAGKRLEATGYRVGWIVGPKDYMGTLAGMRQWTSFSAPSPLQAGVAEALRVARREGFYEALREGYRRRRDLLYEGLKALGLKAFLPQGTYFLMAELPGWEAFRLLERARVALIPGEAFYRENPPQGLFRFAFCKKEEELELALERLGAVVNSQA from the coding sequence ATGCGCCTCCACCCCCGGACCCAAGCCGCCAAGGAGAGCATCTTCCCCAAGATGAGCGCCCTGGCCGCGAGGCTCGGGGCGGTGAACCTGGGCCAGGGCTTCCCCTCCACCCCCCCGCCCGCCTTCCTCCTCGAGGCCGTGGGGCGGGCCCTGGGCCGCTACGACCAGTACGCCCCCCCGGCGGGCCTGCCCCTTTTGCGGGAGGCCTTGGCCGAGGAGTTCGGGGTGGAGCCCGAGGGCGTGGTGGTCACCTCAGGGGCCACGGAGGCCCTTTACGTCCTCCTGCAAAGCCTGGTGGGCCCCGGGGACGAGGTGGTGGTCCTGGAGCCCTTCTTTGACGTGTACCTGCCGGACGCCTTCCTGGCGGGGGCCGAGGCCAGGCTGGTCCGGGTGGACCTCGGGGAAGAGGGCTTCCGGCTGGACCTAAAGGCCCTGGAAGGGGCGGTCTCGGAAAGGACCCGGGCCCTCCTCCTCAACGCCCCCATGAACCCCACGGGCCTGGTCTTCCGGGAGGATGAGCTTAAGGCCGTGGCCGAGCTTGCCCGGCGGAAGGGCCTCTTCCTCATCTCCGACGAGGTCTACGACGAGCTCTACTACACCCCCTCGCCCCCACCCCGCCTAAAGGACCTCGCCCCGGAGCGGACCTTCACCGTGGGGAGCGCGGGGAAGCGCCTCGAGGCCACCGGCTACCGGGTGGGCTGGATCGTGGGGCCGAAGGACTACATGGGGACCCTGGCGGGGATGCGCCAGTGGACGAGCTTCTCCGCCCCAAGCCCCCTGCAGGCCGGGGTGGCGGAGGCCTTAAGGGTGGCGCGGCGGGAGGGGTTTTACGAGGCCCTGCGGGAGGGCTACCGGAGAAGGCGGGACCTCCTCTACGAAGGCCTAAAGGCCCTGGGCCTCAAAGCCTTCCTCCCCCAGGGGACCTACTTCCTCATGGCCGAGCTTCCGGGGTGGGAGGCCTTCCGCCTCTTGGAAAGGGCGCGGGTGGCCCTCATCCCGGGGGAGGCCTTCTACCGGGAAAACCCGCCCCAAGGGCTTTTCCGCTTCGCCTTCTGCAAGAAGGAGGAGGAGCTGGAGCTCGCATTGGAGCGCCTTGGGGCTGTGGTAAACTCCCAGGCGTGA
- the mnmE gene encoding tRNA uridine-5-carboxymethylaminomethyl(34) synthesis GTPase MnmE, with product MHLKDPICAVATPPGKGAIGVVRLSGKGALEIGARVFRGKDPRGMKGGRFTLGHLVDPRTGEAIDQALLLVFRAPRSYTGEDLLEFHLHGSPAVLRRAVEALLAAGARMAGPGEFTLRAYLNGKMDLAQAEAVLALIEAEGELARRQALRGLEGALSRRIEALQGKLLDLLAHVQALLDYPEEGVEPHEAATVIREALGEVEGLLAQARASALAQRGARLALIGAPNAGKSSLLNALLGYERALVSPIPGTTRDYLEAPLELFGIPLVAVDTAGVRETEDPIERAGVERALRIAEEADLVLYLADSSAPRPTPPPLPPRTIYVATKADLPPLWEDPRYLRVSSLTGEGLLALKARIREALLGEGGEGGVFLSGRQKEALLRAKERLEEALTLPEDLMGLALEEAVRALNALLGRDVTEEVVDRVFRNFCVGK from the coding sequence ATGCACCTCAAAGACCCCATCTGCGCCGTGGCCACGCCCCCGGGGAAGGGGGCCATCGGGGTGGTGCGCCTTTCGGGGAAGGGCGCTTTGGAGATCGGGGCCCGGGTCTTCCGGGGCAAAGACCCCAGGGGGATGAAGGGGGGGCGGTTCACCCTGGGCCACCTGGTGGACCCGAGGACCGGGGAAGCCATAGACCAAGCCCTCCTCCTCGTCTTCCGCGCCCCCCGGTCCTACACCGGGGAGGACCTCCTGGAGTTCCACCTCCACGGCTCCCCCGCGGTCCTCCGCCGGGCGGTGGAGGCCCTCCTCGCGGCGGGGGCCCGGATGGCGGGGCCGGGGGAGTTCACCTTGAGGGCCTACCTCAACGGGAAGATGGACCTGGCCCAGGCGGAAGCCGTCCTGGCCCTCATAGAGGCGGAAGGGGAGCTTGCCCGGCGGCAGGCCCTGCGGGGCCTCGAGGGGGCCCTCTCCCGGCGGATAGAGGCCCTACAGGGTAAGCTCCTGGACCTCCTGGCCCACGTCCAGGCCCTCCTGGACTACCCCGAGGAGGGGGTGGAGCCCCACGAGGCGGCAACGGTCATCCGGGAGGCCCTTGGGGAGGTGGAGGGCCTTCTCGCCCAGGCCCGGGCCTCGGCCCTGGCCCAAAGGGGGGCCCGCCTGGCCCTCATCGGGGCTCCGAACGCGGGGAAGAGCAGCCTCCTGAACGCCCTCCTCGGCTACGAACGGGCCCTCGTCTCCCCCATCCCCGGCACCACCCGGGACTACCTCGAGGCCCCCCTGGAGCTCTTCGGCATCCCCCTCGTGGCCGTGGACACCGCGGGGGTGCGGGAGACGGAAGACCCCATTGAGCGGGCCGGGGTGGAAAGGGCCCTGAGGATCGCGGAGGAGGCGGACCTGGTGCTGTACCTAGCGGACAGCAGCGCCCCCAGGCCTACCCCGCCCCCCCTTCCCCCGAGGACGATCTACGTGGCCACCAAGGCCGACCTCCCGCCCCTTTGGGAAGACCCCCGGTACCTCCGGGTTTCCAGCCTCACGGGGGAGGGGCTTCTGGCCCTAAAGGCGCGCATCCGCGAGGCCCTCCTGGGGGAGGGGGGGGAAGGCGGGGTCTTCCTCAGCGGCCGGCAGAAGGAGGCCCTCCTCCGGGCCAAGGAGCGGCTGGAGGAGGCCCTCACCCTCCCCGAGGACCTCATGGGCCTGGCCCTGGAGGAGGCGGTGCGGGCCCTGAACGCCCTTCTCGGGCGGGACGTGACGGAAGAGGTGGTGGACCGGGTCTTCCGCAACTTCTGCGTGGGCAAGTGA